One Anoplopoma fimbria isolate UVic2021 breed Golden Eagle Sablefish chromosome 21, Afim_UVic_2022, whole genome shotgun sequence DNA segment encodes these proteins:
- the LOC129110742 gene encoding TLC domain-containing protein 4-B-like — MDPFSLLILTISVISFITFQWLFHKVSPWMSTHISLGFLSLSDKQKVEWNSRTVSTFHALLVGIFCLYILFFDDPVNEDPVWGDPTLVKTNVGITTGYLISDLLLIFYYWKAIGDKFFVVHHLAALYAYYYVLGEGMLPYFANFRLLAEFSTPCVNQRWFFEVLGYPKSSRPNMANGVAMAVVFFVVRIAVMPVYYIRMYAVYGTEAFYLVPWGGRVAWIGSSICLDIMNIMWMHKIARGCYKVLRSARQSKAAPPQENGKVD; from the exons ATGGACCCATTCAGCCTGCTTATTCTCACCATCTCGGTGATCAGTTTCATCACCTTTCAGTGGCTCTTCCACAAAGTCAGTCCCTGGATGTCCACTCACATCAGCCTCGGCTTCCTCAGCCTCAGCGACAAGCAGAAGGTGGAATGGAACTCAAg GACGGTGTCGACGTTTCACGCACTGTTGGTGGGAATCTTCTGTCTCTACATCTTGTTCTTTGATGATCCTGTCAATGAAGACCCAGTCTG GGGAGACCCTACACTGGTGAAGACTAATGTTGGCATCACAACAGGCTACCTCATATCTG ATCTGCTGCTGATATTTTACTATTGGAAGGCGATAGGCGACAAATTTTTTGTAGTTCACCATCTGGCAGCGTTGTATGCTTACTACTATGTACTG GGCGAAGGAATGTTGCCTTATTTTGCTAACTTCCGCCTGCTTGCTGAGTTTTCTACACCATGTGTGAACCAGCG CTGGTTCTTTGAGGTACTAGGTTATCCCAAGTCCTCCCGGCCCAACATGGCGAATGGCGTTGCCATGGCAGTAGTCTTTTTCGTGGTCCGCATCGCCGTCATGCCAGTCTACTACATTCGTATGTACGCGGTCTATGGTACCGAGGCGTTCTACCTGGTGCCCTGGGGTGGCCGTGTAGCTTGGATCGGCTCCAGTATCTGCCTGGACATCATGAACATTATGTGGATGCATAAGATTGCCCGCGGCTGCTACAAGGTGCTGCGTTCGGCACGTCAGAGCAAAGCCGCCCCCCCTCAGGAGAACGGGAAGGTGGATTAA